In a single window of the Methanofollis ethanolicus genome:
- a CDS encoding ATP-dependent DNA helicase — MDPLDDWFPYPDFRPNQREMLAFAAETARSGGIAMIDAPTGSGKSSVVSALLAERNGRKVIVAVRTISQLATFIRELALVRKKQPSLTFSYLVGKGSMCPLGGEGDPYRRCEGVKAFSSALMRERAQKGSLVPSEDRTIQDQIRHLDPEHPLICPYFIRSKVFVRGDEESGLRMASSVTLRQKADRVKSEAIAPENLKSFCSGMCPYETMMQAARGADVLICNFHHLFNDDIRDQLYATLDIEPKDVLLLIDEAHNCGDVVEGIQSVVLEYEMLEQAMTELAHLSRTMKDVNAVRQILPNIETFMEALRRSEKGEDWFDPGIFHRSVVRGSLYKNLEEIVGDLSKIANRISEKNKSAGVYKESAVERLADFMYRVFRAGADPTFLTLYRSAEGKVELEVRNIDPGEKLQEIGQAHAACILISGTLSPLDAYRKYYFGDIPVQTLSLPNSFPKENRLVACGRDVTTAYRMRQNKQNTGRIVEYIRAFAHARGNLAVYFPSYQILNTYAQLCGGRINGKEVFTEPKESREATAALQEFVSLPEKGRAGILFAVCGGKWSEGLDYRGEMLRGAMVVGLPLAPYNSVRKMVIEYYRHKFGREGEFISYTLPAINRATQALGRVLRTPEDTGVLVLAEERFLDPGVFAGLPPWMQQEMEVCDVVRFRELVATWK; from the coding sequence ATGGACCCGCTTGATGACTGGTTCCCGTATCCGGACTTCCGCCCCAACCAGCGCGAGATGCTGGCATTTGCCGCGGAGACCGCGCGGTCCGGCGGGATCGCCATGATCGACGCCCCGACAGGGAGCGGGAAGTCGAGCGTCGTCTCGGCCCTCCTCGCCGAACGCAACGGGCGCAAGGTGATCGTGGCGGTGCGGACGATCTCCCAACTCGCCACCTTCATCAGGGAACTCGCCCTTGTCAGGAAAAAGCAGCCGTCGCTGACATTCTCGTACCTCGTCGGCAAGGGCTCGATGTGCCCCCTCGGCGGCGAAGGCGATCCGTACCGCCGGTGCGAGGGGGTCAAGGCCTTCTCCTCGGCACTGATGCGGGAGAGGGCGCAGAAGGGCTCCCTCGTCCCCTCCGAGGACCGGACGATCCAGGACCAGATCCGGCACCTGGACCCGGAGCACCCCCTCATCTGTCCGTATTTCATCAGGAGCAAGGTGTTTGTGCGGGGCGACGAGGAGAGCGGCCTGCGGATGGCGTCGTCCGTGACGCTCAGGCAGAAGGCCGACAGGGTGAAGAGCGAGGCGATCGCCCCGGAGAACCTGAAGTCCTTCTGCAGCGGCATGTGCCCGTACGAGACGATGATGCAGGCGGCGCGGGGTGCCGACGTCCTCATCTGCAACTTCCACCACCTCTTCAACGACGATATCAGGGACCAGTTGTACGCCACCCTCGATATCGAGCCCAAAGACGTCCTCCTCCTCATCGACGAGGCCCACAACTGTGGCGACGTCGTGGAGGGGATCCAGAGCGTCGTCCTCGAATACGAGATGCTCGAACAGGCGATGACCGAACTCGCCCACCTCTCCCGGACGATGAAGGACGTGAACGCCGTCCGCCAGATCCTCCCGAACATCGAGACATTCATGGAGGCCCTCAGGCGCTCGGAGAAGGGGGAGGACTGGTTCGACCCCGGCATCTTCCACCGGTCGGTGGTCAGGGGTTCGCTGTACAAAAATCTCGAAGAGATCGTCGGCGACCTCTCGAAGATCGCAAACCGCATCTCTGAAAAGAACAAGAGCGCCGGGGTCTACAAGGAGAGTGCGGTCGAGCGCCTCGCCGACTTCATGTACCGCGTCTTCCGTGCCGGTGCGGACCCGACCTTCCTCACCCTGTACCGCTCTGCCGAGGGGAAGGTGGAACTGGAGGTGCGAAACATCGACCCCGGCGAGAAACTCCAGGAGATCGGGCAGGCCCACGCCGCCTGCATCCTCATCTCAGGCACGCTCTCGCCCCTCGACGCCTACAGGAAGTACTACTTCGGCGACATCCCTGTGCAGACCCTCTCCCTCCCGAACAGTTTCCCGAAGGAGAACCGTCTTGTCGCCTGCGGTCGGGACGTCACCACCGCCTACAGGATGCGCCAGAACAAACAGAACACCGGGAGGATCGTCGAGTACATCAGGGCGTTTGCCCATGCCCGCGGCAACCTCGCGGTCTACTTCCCCTCGTACCAGATCCTGAACACCTATGCCCAACTCTGCGGCGGCCGCATAAACGGGAAAGAGGTCTTCACCGAACCGAAGGAGTCCAGGGAGGCGACGGCCGCTCTTCAGGAGTTCGTCTCTCTCCCCGAGAAGGGGCGGGCCGGGATCCTCTTTGCCGTCTGCGGCGGCAAGTGGAGCGAGGGCCTGGACTACCGCGGCGAGATGCTCCGCGGGGCGATGGTCGTCGGCCTCCCCCTCGCTCCCTACAACAGCGTTCGGAAGATGGTGATCGAGTACTACAGGCACAAGTTCGGGCGCGAGGGCGAGTTCATCTCGTACACCCTCCCGGCGATCAACAGGGCCACCCAGGCCCTCGGCCGGGTTCTGCGGACACCGGAGGACACCGGCGTCCTCGTCCTCGCCGAAGAACGCTTCCTTGACCCCGGCGTCTTCGCCGGCCTCCCCCCCTGGATGCAGCAGGAGATGGAGGTCTGCGACGTCGTCAGGTTCAGGGAACTCGTGGCGACGTGGAAGTAG
- a CDS encoding mechanosensitive ion channel family protein encodes MAKGDVAIFIALLLTAGLFWAADRLYPDLLLERITLTVFAVAVIYFLLRPGAERVLTRAVGSEMARYSVRKAVSIISLVLILAVVIRIWVEDPRTLLLSYGIIAAGLAIALQDVFKDFVGSLVILVARPFGIGDRVEIEGHAGDVIDIGLLNTVLMEIGGWVSGDQPNGRITSVPNSAIISGAVSNYTRDFTFLWDEVTVPVAYGGDWKEAAETFLAIAREETEEAVRAAGQEIDRIRQEYYLTRRSVEPMAFVALTDNWVGVTVRYIAPVMERRAVKDRISRAVLAAAEASESFRVASATLEIGGALAVGSQPISTRMPTGRPGEREDGPGNRRPAGE; translated from the coding sequence ATGGCAAAAGGGGACGTCGCCATATTTATCGCGCTCCTTCTCACCGCAGGGCTCTTCTGGGCGGCCGACAGGCTCTACCCCGACCTGCTCCTGGAAAGGATCACGCTCACCGTCTTCGCCGTCGCCGTTATCTATTTCCTCCTCAGGCCCGGCGCCGAGAGGGTGCTGACCAGGGCGGTCGGGTCTGAGATGGCACGCTACTCGGTGAGGAAGGCGGTGTCCATCATTTCCCTCGTCCTGATCCTCGCGGTGGTGATCAGGATCTGGGTCGAAGACCCCCGGACCCTCCTTCTCTCGTACGGGATCATCGCCGCCGGCCTTGCCATCGCCCTCCAGGACGTCTTCAAGGACTTTGTCGGGAGCCTGGTCATCCTTGTCGCCCGGCCCTTCGGCATCGGCGACAGGGTCGAGATAGAGGGGCATGCCGGGGACGTGATCGATATCGGCCTCCTGAACACCGTGCTGATGGAGATCGGCGGGTGGGTCTCGGGCGACCAGCCGAACGGCCGCATCACCTCTGTCCCGAACAGCGCCATCATCTCCGGGGCGGTGAGCAACTATACCCGTGACTTCACCTTCCTCTGGGACGAGGTCACGGTGCCGGTCGCCTACGGGGGCGACTGGAAGGAGGCGGCAGAGACATTTCTCGCCATCGCACGGGAGGAGACGGAAGAGGCGGTCCGTGCGGCCGGGCAGGAGATCGACCGGATCAGGCAGGAGTATTACCTCACCAGGAGGAGCGTCGAGCCGATGGCCTTCGTCGCTCTCACCGACAACTGGGTCGGGGTGACGGTCAGGTACATCGCCCCGGTGATGGAGAGGCGGGCCGTGAAGGACAGGATCAGCCGTGCGGTCCTTGCGGCGGCAGAGGCGTCGGAGAGTTTCAGGGTCGCAAGCGCCACCCTGGAGATCGGCGGGGCCCTCGCGGTCGGGTCACAACCTATATCTACCCGGATGCCGACCGGCAGGCCGGGGGAGAGAGAGGATGGACCTGGGAACCGCCGTCCCGCAGGGGAATGA
- the acsB gene encoding acetyl-CoA decarbonylase/synthase complex subunit alpha/beta codes for MDLGTAVPQGNERLEREMDGLEGEAAYAETAYALPVSYALTGLRVATADGARKAYLASGKNPLVAAECVRAFVGGGVEEAPYTGFLGDTELRRLGYSLVDGSILGLALLVGTPENADAAAAVCRELQETYMLTFLAGGVTEVLTAAGVKVGPGYRLIPLGPGGMAAVHVADVLARVAMMFGGVQAGDAGRLLAYARERAKAFVVAFPGLSEEEVAVLDALRPLGVPVLSVGGYEGGEWVPVGADEAVGRGRDLREIRVKVTAIPIPMACSPAFEGKSIRKEEMHVEFGGGRTPAFELLRMRPAAEVEDGKVTVTGPEADAVAEGSALPLAIIVDVAGKRMKKEYEPVLERRVHTFLNYGEGSWHVAQRDLIWVRLSKEAVAKGVRVRHLGTLLAGRFRADFPDLIDAVAVTLITDGDAVRAARTGAEEVYRQRDERIAGMKDEDAALFYSCTLCQTFAPNHVCVITPERPALCGAITWLDAQIAHEIAPAGANQPVEKGEVVDDLTGEFAGVNRFVKKASHGTVERVCLYGMMEYPMTACGCFEAVAAVLPETNGVVIVTREYRGETPLGMTFSTLAGTIGGGAQTPGFLGISRNYILSDRFLRAEGGIARVVWMPSQLKEELGERLRGVLAARGMPDLFERIADERTATTLEDLVAFLETHGHPALEMDPII; via the coding sequence ATGGACCTGGGAACCGCCGTCCCGCAGGGGAATGAAAGGCTGGAGAGAGAGATGGACGGGCTGGAGGGGGAGGCCGCCTATGCGGAGACGGCCTATGCCCTGCCGGTGAGTTATGCCCTGACGGGTCTCCGGGTGGCGACGGCCGACGGGGCGCGGAAGGCGTACCTGGCGTCGGGGAAAAACCCGCTCGTTGCCGCGGAGTGCGTCCGGGCGTTTGTCGGCGGCGGTGTTGAGGAGGCGCCGTACACCGGATTCCTCGGCGACACCGAACTGCGGCGTCTCGGCTATTCCCTGGTGGACGGGAGCATCCTCGGCCTCGCCCTCCTTGTCGGGACGCCGGAAAACGCCGACGCCGCCGCGGCGGTCTGCCGGGAACTGCAGGAGACGTACATGCTCACCTTTCTTGCCGGCGGGGTGACGGAGGTGCTCACGGCGGCGGGCGTGAAGGTGGGGCCGGGCTACCGCCTCATCCCCCTCGGGCCGGGCGGGATGGCGGCCGTCCACGTCGCCGACGTCCTCGCACGGGTGGCGATGATGTTCGGCGGGGTGCAGGCCGGCGACGCCGGACGTCTCCTCGCCTATGCACGGGAGAGGGCGAAGGCCTTCGTCGTCGCCTTCCCCGGCCTTTCGGAGGAGGAGGTGGCGGTCCTCGACGCCCTCAGGCCGCTCGGCGTCCCTGTCCTCTCTGTCGGCGGCTACGAAGGGGGCGAGTGGGTGCCGGTCGGGGCCGACGAGGCGGTCGGCCGCGGCAGAGACCTGCGGGAGATCAGGGTGAAGGTGACGGCGATCCCGATCCCGATGGCCTGCTCCCCGGCCTTCGAGGGGAAGAGCATCAGGAAAGAGGAGATGCACGTCGAGTTCGGCGGCGGGCGGACCCCGGCCTTCGAACTCCTCCGGATGCGGCCGGCCGCGGAAGTGGAGGACGGGAAGGTGACGGTGACCGGGCCGGAGGCCGACGCCGTCGCCGAGGGGTCGGCCCTCCCCCTCGCCATCATCGTGGACGTCGCCGGGAAGAGGATGAAGAAGGAGTACGAACCGGTGCTGGAGAGGCGGGTCCACACCTTCCTCAACTACGGCGAGGGGTCCTGGCACGTCGCCCAGCGCGACCTCATCTGGGTCCGCCTCTCGAAGGAGGCGGTGGCGAAGGGTGTGCGGGTGCGCCACCTCGGCACCCTCCTTGCCGGTCGGTTCAGGGCCGACTTCCCCGACCTCATCGACGCCGTGGCGGTGACCCTGATCACCGACGGGGACGCCGTCCGCGCCGCCCGCACCGGGGCCGAGGAGGTCTACCGGCAGAGGGACGAGCGGATCGCGGGGATGAAGGACGAGGACGCCGCCCTCTTCTACTCCTGCACCCTCTGCCAGACCTTCGCCCCGAACCATGTCTGCGTCATCACGCCCGAGCGCCCGGCCCTCTGCGGGGCGATCACCTGGCTGGACGCCCAGATCGCCCACGAGATCGCACCGGCGGGCGCGAACCAGCCCGTGGAGAAGGGGGAGGTCGTCGACGACCTCACGGGCGAGTTCGCCGGGGTGAACAGGTTCGTGAAGAAGGCCTCGCACGGGACGGTGGAGAGGGTCTGCCTGTACGGGATGATGGAGTACCCGATGACGGCCTGCGGGTGTTTCGAGGCGGTGGCGGCGGTGCTCCCGGAGACGAACGGGGTGGTGATCGTCACCAGGGAGTACAGGGGCGAGACGCCCCTCGGCATGACCTTCTCCACCCTGGCCGGGACGATCGGCGGCGGGGCACAGACGCCGGGTTTCCTCGGGATCTCCAGGAACTATATCCTCTCGGACCGCTTCCTCAGGGCCGAGGGGGGTATCGCACGGGTGGTCTGGATGCCCTCCCAACTGAAGGAGGAACTGGGGGAGAGACTGCGGGGGGTGCTCGCCGCACGCGGCATGCCCGACCTCTTCGAGAGGATCGCGGACGAGAGGACGGCGACGACCCTGGAGGACCTCGTCGCCTTCCTGGAGACACACGGCCACCCGGCACTGGAGATGGACCCGATCATCTGA
- a CDS encoding acetyl-CoA decarbonylase/synthase complex subunit delta has product MTERITEVAIGATRAEGGTRTRSYRVGGASALPDMGDAGARPLVALEICDDPALWPAVVLDEVGDLAGDLAGWAKAAEERWGADLVRLVLTSTRRRGFDDPASAGRAVEEVLAATGLPLIVEGSIDPALDTGVFRRCGEAGEGERLLLGTAEAERYRSVAAAALAYGHAVVAQTPIDINLAKQLNILLRETGVPHDRIVIDPYTGALGYGFEYSYSVMERVRTAALAGDADLAMPMISAAQDSLTVKEVREAPEEERAETAVQWEFYAAFAAAVAGAGIVCVRHPRTVGVLREAIADLWGGEGWR; this is encoded by the coding sequence ATGACAGAGAGGATCACCGAGGTGGCAATCGGCGCCACCAGGGCTGAAGGAGGGACGAGGACGAGGTCGTACAGGGTCGGTGGGGCGTCGGCCCTCCCCGACATGGGCGACGCGGGGGCGAGGCCTCTTGTCGCCCTGGAGATCTGCGACGACCCGGCCCTCTGGCCGGCGGTCGTGCTGGACGAGGTCGGTGACCTCGCTGGCGACCTCGCCGGGTGGGCGAAGGCCGCGGAGGAGAGGTGGGGTGCCGACCTGGTCCGCCTCGTGCTGACGAGCACGCGGCGGCGGGGTTTCGACGACCCCGCGTCGGCAGGGAGAGCGGTCGAGGAGGTGCTCGCCGCCACAGGACTCCCCCTCATCGTCGAAGGGAGCATCGATCCCGCCCTGGACACCGGGGTCTTCAGGCGGTGCGGGGAGGCGGGCGAGGGGGAGAGACTCCTTCTCGGCACGGCCGAGGCCGAGAGGTACCGCTCGGTCGCGGCCGCCGCCCTTGCCTACGGCCACGCCGTCGTCGCCCAGACCCCGATCGACATCAATCTCGCAAAACAGCTGAACATCCTCCTGCGGGAGACGGGGGTGCCGCACGACCGGATCGTCATCGACCCGTACACTGGCGCCCTGGGCTACGGCTTCGAGTACTCCTACTCGGTGATGGAGCGGGTCCGCACCGCCGCCCTCGCGGGCGACGCCGACCTTGCGATGCCGATGATCAGCGCCGCACAGGACTCCCTCACGGTGAAGGAGGTGCGGGAGGCCCCTGAGGAGGAGAGGGCGGAGACCGCCGTGCAGTGGGAGTTCTATGCCGCCTTCGCCGCGGCGGTGGCAGGCGCCGGGATCGTCTGCGTCCGCCACCCCCGCACCGTCGGGGTGCTCAGAGAGGCGATCGCCGACCTGTGGGGGGGAGAGGGATGGCGATGA
- the acsC gene encoding acetyl-CoA decarbonylase/synthase complex subunit gamma, producing the protein MKALEVYKLLPKTNCKECGFPTCLAFAMKLAAGGVEPERCPYLDEETKALLGGATRPPVRAATVGVGARSFTVGEEIVMYRHEKTFYHRPGIMVCAGDTSPLEGIRATAGEVRDLVVHRVGQDLTLDGIAIRCESGDPDRFAAASMAVGECGDLPRLLIAADPDAHAAALRVCGQFLPLIHAATAENHAEMAALAKRYGCPLVVRAETPEELADLAAACTAAGARSILLDPAPRTMGDFVARASHLREHAVTRASPDLGYPLYLDTVTLGTDAALAAGILRYAGVIAVPPLPRPSLLAALTLRQNIYTDPQKPIQVTPGIYPVNNPGRDAPVLLSVNFSLTYFTLLGYLEAGKVPCYLFVVDTAGLSVLTAVAGGKLDEDVVKKSIEAMGLAGTVDHRTIVIPGYAAPLSGRIEEATGWKVRVGPRDAAEIAEFLEKEG; encoded by the coding sequence ATGAAGGCGCTCGAGGTCTACAAACTCCTGCCGAAGACCAACTGCAAGGAGTGCGGGTTCCCGACCTGCCTCGCCTTCGCGATGAAACTCGCCGCCGGGGGCGTCGAACCCGAACGCTGCCCGTACCTCGACGAGGAGACGAAGGCCCTCCTCGGCGGGGCGACCAGGCCGCCGGTGCGAGCGGCGACGGTCGGCGTCGGCGCCCGCTCCTTCACCGTCGGAGAGGAGATCGTGATGTACAGGCACGAGAAGACCTTCTACCACCGTCCCGGCATCATGGTCTGCGCCGGCGACACCTCGCCGCTGGAAGGGATCAGGGCGACCGCCGGGGAGGTCCGCGACCTCGTCGTCCACCGGGTCGGGCAGGACCTGACCCTCGACGGCATCGCGATACGGTGCGAGAGCGGGGACCCGGACCGCTTTGCCGCGGCCTCCATGGCCGTCGGGGAGTGCGGCGACCTCCCCCGTCTCCTCATCGCGGCAGACCCCGACGCCCACGCGGCGGCCCTCCGGGTCTGCGGCCAGTTCCTGCCCCTCATCCACGCCGCGACCGCGGAGAACCACGCGGAGATGGCGGCCCTCGCGAAGCGCTACGGGTGCCCCCTCGTCGTGCGGGCGGAAACCCCGGAGGAACTCGCCGACCTCGCCGCGGCATGCACCGCCGCCGGCGCCAGGTCCATCCTCCTGGACCCCGCCCCGCGGACGATGGGGGACTTCGTGGCGCGGGCATCGCACCTGCGGGAGCACGCGGTGACGAGGGCGTCGCCCGACCTCGGGTATCCCCTCTATCTCGACACCGTGACCCTCGGCACCGACGCAGCGCTCGCCGCCGGCATCCTCAGGTACGCCGGGGTCATCGCCGTCCCGCCCCTGCCGCGGCCCTCCCTCCTCGCCGCCCTCACCCTCCGCCAGAACATCTACACCGACCCGCAGAAGCCCATCCAGGTGACGCCCGGCATCTACCCGGTGAACAATCCGGGCAGGGACGCACCCGTCCTCCTCTCGGTGAACTTCTCCCTCACCTACTTCACCCTCCTCGGCTACCTGGAGGCCGGGAAGGTCCCCTGCTATCTCTTTGTCGTGGACACCGCGGGACTCTCCGTCTTGACGGCGGTCGCCGGCGGGAAACTCGACGAAGACGTGGTGAAAAAGTCGATCGAGGCCATGGGCCTCGCCGGGACCGTGGACCACCGCACCATCGTCATCCCCGGCTACGCGGCACCCCTCTCCGGGAGGATAGAGGAGGCGACAGGGTGGAAGGTGCGTGTCGGGCCGCGCGACGCCGCGGAGATCGCAGAGTTCCTGGAGAAGGAGGGGTAG
- a CDS encoding ASKHA domain-containing protein: MPVVTFLPGYRKARVPQGATVLEAAQKAGLVMNVVCGGQGKCGKCIVRVESGETTFDREKFGVLFAAAELDAGACLACQTRVFSDARIEVPARTLVQEQKILVDARPLDVPLHPSVRKYALALSPPTLDDPSSDLARLLDGVENTGGPAAAKVYAPLDVLRKIPIVLRHGRWRCTATVALVPGGYRLINVEEGDTAARLYGAAVDLGTTTVVAYLWDLAGGRVLSTASNYNRQISCGEDILSRVNYAKKNGTGHLQELAAVSINTALTAAADAAGIDLEDIYEVMVAGNTVMTHLLLGIDPAYMIAEPYVPVVRRTFSTTGQRLGLSVAPTAGVFTFPAVSNFIGGDIVADILTSGMADEDEVSLLIDIGTNFEAVLGGRDWMLACAGAAGPALEGGEVLFGMRANPGAIERVRIDEATLEPAFETINEVPPVGICGSGLIDLLAGLIRACVIDRTGQINTAIDHPRIRMGRHFPEYVVAWEKESGAGKDIVITGHDIRNLILSKAAVLAACITLMDAAGIAHDDLATVFFSGAFGNYIDKENAVTIGLIPEVPLERVRNLGNGAVTGANQALVSRERRNALDRIARTITYIELNADPGFMDRYTQSCFLPHTDLSLFPTVQKVLDECRLRRGAQWQG; encoded by the coding sequence ATGCCGGTCGTTACCTTCCTGCCGGGTTATCGGAAGGCCCGGGTCCCGCAGGGCGCCACTGTCCTGGAGGCGGCGCAGAAGGCCGGCCTCGTGATGAACGTCGTCTGCGGCGGGCAGGGGAAGTGCGGCAAGTGCATCGTCCGCGTCGAGAGCGGGGAGACGACCTTCGACCGGGAGAAGTTCGGCGTCCTTTTTGCGGCCGCGGAACTGGATGCGGGCGCCTGTCTCGCCTGCCAGACCCGCGTCTTCAGCGACGCCCGCATCGAGGTCCCGGCGCGGACATTGGTGCAGGAGCAGAAGATCCTGGTCGACGCCCGACCCCTCGACGTCCCCCTCCACCCGTCGGTGCGGAAGTACGCCCTCGCTCTCTCGCCGCCGACTCTCGACGACCCCTCCTCAGACCTCGCACGTTTGCTCGACGGGGTGGAGAACACCGGAGGACCTGCGGCGGCGAAGGTCTACGCGCCCCTGGACGTGCTCAGGAAGATCCCTATCGTCCTCCGCCACGGCAGGTGGCGGTGCACGGCGACGGTCGCCCTGGTGCCCGGCGGGTACCGCCTGATCAACGTAGAGGAGGGGGACACGGCGGCGCGGCTGTACGGGGCGGCGGTGGACCTCGGGACGACGACGGTCGTCGCCTACCTCTGGGACCTCGCCGGGGGCCGCGTCCTCTCGACGGCCTCGAACTACAACAGGCAGATCTCCTGCGGCGAGGACATCCTCTCCCGCGTGAACTATGCGAAGAAGAACGGCACCGGCCACCTCCAGGAGCTCGCCGCGGTGAGCATCAACACCGCCCTCACCGCGGCGGCCGACGCCGCAGGGATCGACCTGGAGGACATCTACGAGGTGATGGTCGCCGGGAACACGGTGATGACCCACCTCCTCCTCGGCATCGACCCGGCCTACATGATCGCCGAACCGTACGTCCCTGTCGTCAGGCGGACGTTCTCGACGACGGGGCAGCGCCTCGGCCTCTCCGTCGCCCCGACGGCCGGGGTCTTCACCTTCCCCGCGGTCTCGAACTTCATCGGCGGCGACATCGTCGCCGACATCCTCACCTCGGGGATGGCCGATGAGGACGAGGTCTCCCTCCTCATCGACATCGGCACCAACTTCGAGGCGGTCCTCGGCGGGCGGGACTGGATGCTCGCCTGCGCCGGGGCGGCCGGACCGGCCCTGGAGGGCGGGGAGGTGCTCTTCGGGATGCGGGCGAACCCGGGGGCGATCGAGAGGGTGCGGATCGACGAGGCGACCCTCGAACCCGCCTTCGAGACGATCAACGAAGTCCCGCCCGTCGGTATCTGCGGGTCGGGTCTGATCGACCTCCTCGCGGGCCTGATCCGCGCCTGCGTCATCGACAGGACAGGGCAGATCAACACCGCCATCGACCACCCGCGGATACGCATGGGCCGCCATTTCCCCGAGTACGTCGTCGCATGGGAGAAAGAGAGCGGGGCGGGGAAAGATATCGTGATCACCGGGCACGACATCAGGAACCTGATCCTGAGCAAGGCGGCGGTGCTGGCGGCCTGCATCACCCTGATGGACGCGGCAGGCATCGCCCACGACGACCTCGCCACCGTCTTCTTCTCCGGGGCCTTCGGGAACTATATCGACAAGGAGAACGCCGTCACCATCGGCCTCATCCCGGAGGTGCCCCTGGAGAGGGTGCGGAACCTGGGGAACGGGGCGGTCACCGGGGCGAACCAGGCCCTCGTCAGTCGGGAGAGGAGGAATGCCCTCGACCGGATCGCACGGACGATCACCTATATCGAACTGAACGCTGACCCGGGGTTCATGGACAGGTACACGCAGAGTTGTTTCCTCCCGCACACCGACCTCTCCCTCTTCCCGACGGTGCAGAAAGTCCTCGACGAGTGCAGACTGCGGAGAGGGGCGCAATGGCAGGGGTGA
- a CDS encoding uroporphyrinogen decarboxylase/cobalamine-independent methonine synthase family protein: protein MAGVIPAAGLRATGVGALPHRDPDAACRAVLAAFPEVPYAPTLPNRNPLEAIVLAEAGCLPGAEVRDGKVVVDTGADEAMERVFMDYLEGRYAGYAASAATASGFHRLMTYDLSGAVLLKCQVTGPATLGMQAVDRGRRPVHYDGAYADVLGKALALRARWSEARMREHGVPTVVVLNEPYLTALGSPVVPLDEETVSSSFADIAALLDGGIGIHCCANTDWGFVFSLSPSLVSFDAHAHAREFLLYGDDLAAYLEGGGVVAWGMIPADRPAPDAAELGRIHERFAAIRRAVEDLVGDETFVDRSLVTPTCGIRATDEAGAGAVMAAAAAVARRARGERT from the coding sequence ATGGCAGGGGTGATCCCCGCGGCGGGCCTGCGGGCGACCGGGGTCGGCGCCCTGCCGCACCGCGACCCGGACGCCGCATGCCGGGCGGTCCTCGCCGCATTCCCCGAGGTGCCGTACGCCCCGACCCTCCCGAACAGGAACCCCCTGGAAGCGATCGTCCTCGCGGAGGCCGGGTGTCTGCCCGGCGCGGAGGTCCGCGACGGGAAAGTGGTCGTCGACACGGGTGCCGACGAAGCGATGGAAAGGGTCTTCATGGACTACCTGGAGGGGCGGTATGCCGGGTACGCCGCGTCGGCGGCCACGGCCTCGGGTTTCCACCGCCTGATGACATACGACCTCTCCGGCGCCGTCCTCCTGAAGTGCCAGGTCACCGGCCCGGCGACTCTCGGGATGCAGGCGGTGGACAGAGGTCGGCGGCCCGTCCACTATGACGGGGCGTACGCCGACGTTCTCGGGAAGGCGCTCGCCCTGCGGGCGCGGTGGTCCGAGGCACGGATGCGGGAGCACGGGGTGCCGACCGTCGTGGTGCTGAACGAGCCCTACCTCACCGCCCTGGGGTCGCCTGTCGTCCCCCTGGACGAGGAGACGGTCAGTTCCTCCTTCGCCGACATCGCCGCCCTCCTCGACGGGGGCATCGGTATCCACTGCTGCGCGAACACGGACTGGGGCTTCGTCTTCTCCCTCTCCCCGTCCCTCGTCTCCTTCGACGCCCACGCCCATGCCCGCGAGTTCCTCCTGTACGGGGACGACCTTGCGGCGTACCTCGAAGGGGGCGGGGTCGTGGCATGGGGGATGATACCGGCCGACAGGCCTGCCCCTGACGCTGCGGAACTCGGCCGCATCCACGAGCGCTTCGCCGCGATCAGGCGGGCGGTGGAGGATCTGGTCGGCGACGAGACCTTTGTCGACCGCTCCCTGGTCACGCCGACCTGCGGGATCAGGGCAACGGACGAGGCCGGGGCAGGGGCGGTCATGGCGGCGGCGGCGGCGGTCGCGAGACGGGCGCGGGGTGAGAGAACATGA